In one window of Prosthecobacter fusiformis DNA:
- a CDS encoding Gfo/Idh/MocA family protein translates to MNLPNSDKLRVAVIGHGWAASAHIAAINQTGMATVSTICSSRPLDATELSQTYGCEIRTTTDYSEVLSDPSIDVIDITGLPATHARQFIEAAEAGKHIIVEKPIAMNLADCEAMAAAADKAGIKTCVCFEVRYSAQMQASRAMLDEGLLGDVHYAEVDYYHGIGPWYGQFRWNTQKQNGGSALLTAGCHALDALLMLMGTDVEEVTSYSTRSSSPVFAPYEYPTASTTLLKFRSGKVAKCAAVVDCLQPYYFRTHLIGSEGSLLDNKFHSTKLRTDKAQWSQLAFPMLDSGDVKDHPYQSQFQSFFTAIREGQQMPLTSLNDALQTFRILFAADESAALGRPVRL, encoded by the coding sequence ATGAACCTACCCAACTCAGACAAACTTCGCGTGGCCGTCATCGGACACGGCTGGGCCGCTTCCGCCCACATCGCCGCCATCAACCAGACAGGTATGGCCACCGTCAGCACGATATGCAGTTCCCGACCGCTCGACGCGACGGAACTCAGTCAGACGTACGGCTGTGAAATTAGGACCACCACGGACTACAGCGAGGTCCTCAGCGACCCCTCCATTGATGTGATCGATATCACCGGACTGCCCGCCACTCATGCCCGCCAGTTCATCGAAGCTGCAGAGGCCGGAAAACATATCATCGTGGAAAAACCCATCGCCATGAATCTGGCGGACTGTGAGGCAATGGCCGCCGCTGCGGATAAAGCCGGGATCAAAACTTGCGTCTGTTTTGAAGTACGTTACTCCGCCCAGATGCAGGCCAGCAGGGCCATGCTGGATGAAGGGTTGCTGGGCGATGTCCATTATGCTGAGGTGGACTACTATCACGGCATCGGTCCCTGGTATGGCCAGTTCCGCTGGAACACCCAAAAACAGAATGGTGGGAGTGCCCTGCTCACCGCTGGTTGCCATGCATTGGACGCACTGCTCATGCTCATGGGCACGGACGTGGAGGAGGTGACCAGCTACAGCACGCGCTCCAGCAGCCCCGTTTTTGCCCCTTATGAATACCCGACGGCCAGCACCACCCTGCTCAAGTTCCGCTCGGGCAAAGTGGCCAAATGTGCCGCTGTGGTGGACTGCCTTCAGCCTTATTACTTCAGGACACATCTCATTGGCAGTGAAGGCTCTCTGCTGGATAACAAATTTCATAGTACCAAGCTTCGTACCGACAAAGCACAGTGGAGTCAGCTTGCTTTCCCGATGCTGGACTCGGGAGATGTCAAAGATCATCCGTATCAGAGCCAGTTCCAAAGTTTCTTCACAGCCATCCGGGAAGGCCAGCAAATGCCGCTTACCAGCCTGAATGATGCCCTCCAGACATTCCGCATCCTTTTTGCCGCTGATGAGTCCGCCGCTTTGGGGCGTCCGGTGCGCCTGTAA
- a CDS encoding transposase — MPRASRYSPAEKAAILSSARAQMRAGAKIGDIATNLGVQSDSLRGWLRQQTLDMLYPQLERSQNPRARSSLPR; from the coding sequence ATGCCACGTGCTTCCCGATATTCCCCGGCTGAAAAAGCAGCCATCCTCTCATCCGCCCGGGCCCAGATGCGAGCCGGGGCTAAGATCGGCGACATCGCCACGAACTTGGGAGTCCAGAGTGATTCCCTGCGCGGATGGTTGCGGCAGCAGACCTTGGACATGCTCTACCCACAACTGGAACGCAGTCAGAACCCACGGGCCCGCAGCAGCCTGCCACGATAA
- a CDS encoding beta strand repeat-containing protein, with amino-acid sequence MAHLILHHACLRSALHLIKKCPASLLTLALLQSPLEAASLWWDALPSTANGASNAGTGGWFTTGTWDKGSDNGYQTWVDNNDAIINGTSTVQINANVIANTLSVTGNVNLQALNATPVIPVFTLTNGGSIANNATMNFGGNATTAGAALDVRLGGDINTSVTGTRGTLTLSAGSTISSNLTGTTRTIYANVSLGNGPGSFLGTFGNVDLPGTIAISGNMGSGGGTTRIFGIASGTTVEVAGNYTSLSAGASGTGGLRVQGGGTLKVNGMTTGANPAPNLGNFIVGTGTDATTLELTCNGVMTSANSDNTPGIVGTMASNITIGSANSTFRVNSTFSGSATAGVQTMSGVISGTGKLVQQGAGTLALTNTNTYTGTTTVSGGVLQVGRAGAGSTGTGSVTVETGGTILGTGIVRGSSFTAQSGSIIHAGDGLATTDFGSLRFTPSSGSGSFNFAAGSSTLLGLNPGGSGDLLSFDGLSGGTLTFNGNLTITAPGYVPTSEETFNLLDWANLTTTFASRYASSSYSDFLLGNGDDNLGFDLPNIAGSGYGWDISQFITNGTISTVFIIPEPGRTSLIFGGVFGLWMRRRRPVA; translated from the coding sequence ATGGCCCATCTCATCCTGCATCATGCGTGCCTCCGGTCAGCACTCCATCTTATCAAGAAATGTCCCGCCTCTCTGCTGACGCTGGCGCTTCTCCAATCCCCTTTGGAGGCGGCCAGCCTCTGGTGGGATGCCTTGCCAAGCACGGCGAATGGAGCGTCGAATGCCGGAACGGGAGGATGGTTTACCACCGGCACTTGGGACAAAGGATCCGACAACGGATATCAGACCTGGGTGGATAATAATGATGCGATCATCAACGGAACTTCCACCGTTCAAATCAATGCAAATGTCATCGCCAACACTCTGAGCGTTACTGGCAATGTCAACCTTCAGGCTCTCAATGCCACCCCTGTCATACCAGTCTTCACTCTGACAAACGGTGGCTCGATCGCCAATAACGCCACCATGAACTTTGGCGGAAATGCGACCACCGCGGGTGCTGCGCTTGATGTGCGTCTTGGTGGAGACATCAATACTAGCGTCACCGGAACCCGGGGAACCTTGACGCTTTCGGCTGGCTCCACCATTTCCTCCAATTTGACAGGAACGACGCGCACCATTTATGCCAATGTCAGTCTTGGCAATGGACCAGGCAGTTTCTTGGGAACTTTTGGCAACGTCGATTTGCCCGGCACCATCGCCATCAGCGGAAACATGGGAAGCGGTGGAGGCACGACGCGCATTTTTGGGATCGCCTCCGGCACCACCGTGGAGGTGGCTGGTAACTATACCAGTTTGTCGGCAGGGGCGAGCGGAACGGGCGGTCTGCGGGTCCAAGGCGGTGGAACACTGAAGGTCAATGGAATGACAACGGGCGCTAATCCCGCACCCAATCTCGGTAATTTTATCGTCGGGACAGGGACGGATGCCACGACTCTGGAGTTGACCTGCAACGGTGTCATGACCAGCGCCAACAGCGATAACACACCAGGCATCGTGGGCACCATGGCCAGCAACATTACGATCGGTTCGGCCAACAGCACCTTCCGCGTGAATTCCACTTTTAGCGGCTCGGCCACGGCGGGCGTGCAGACTATGTCCGGGGTGATCTCCGGCACTGGAAAACTCGTCCAGCAGGGTGCTGGCACACTGGCCCTGACCAATACCAACACCTACACCGGCACCACCACCGTCAGCGGTGGTGTCTTGCAGGTCGGCAGAGCGGGTGCGGGCAGCACTGGCACCGGGTCTGTCACCGTGGAGACGGGAGGGACCATCCTTGGCACCGGAATCGTTCGTGGCAGTTCATTCACGGCCCAAAGCGGCTCGATCATCCATGCCGGGGATGGTTTGGCTACGACGGATTTCGGGTCTTTGAGATTCACTCCCAGTTCTGGCAGTGGCAGCTTTAATTTTGCAGCCGGCAGTTCGACGCTTCTCGGTCTGAATCCTGGAGGAAGCGGGGATCTGTTAAGCTTCGATGGCCTCTCAGGAGGCACGCTCACTTTCAATGGAAATCTCACCATCACCGCACCTGGGTATGTGCCGACATCCGAGGAGACATTCAACCTGCTGGACTGGGCAAATCTCACCACCACCTTCGCCAGCCGTTATGCATCGAGTTCCTACAGCGACTTTTTGCTTGGCAATGGCGATGACAATCTGGGCTTCGATCTCCCAAATATCGCAGGCTCCGGTTACGGGTGGGATATCAGTCAGTTCATCACCAATGGCACCATCAGCACCGTTTTTATCATTCCGGAGCCTGGCCGCACCAGCCTGATCTTTGGTGGCGTGTTTGGCTTGTGGATGCGTCGTCGTCGCCCGGTTGCCTAA
- the nagB gene encoding glucosamine-6-phosphate deaminase: protein MSSSSSTRSHSEIFEKIPVHVFATPTAAARELAAEVRQLIEYRKAEGRNAVLGLATGSTPVPFYRELIRLHREEGLSFQNVITFNLDEYYGLAPEHPESYARFMAEQLFNHIDIPNENIHIPSGQVPGNQVFVHCREYEEAIEKAGGIDLQILGIGRTGHIGFNEPGSSKESLTRRITLDRITRQDAAGDFRGEQNVPHFAITMGVGTILRGRKLALMAWGENKAGIVARAVEGSVTDTVSASFLQEHPDARFFVDQGAASELVRFKLPWLVGPASWSPAESMRAVCWLSKKLGRPVLKLVDEDYNENGLSDLLSEQGPAYQLNIRIFNRLQNTITGWPGGKPHEDDTYRPERAKPYPKQCLVFSPEPQDAVVAMAGTMERLQDQGNHVYLANLTSGSLRVSDSEADKFAGTLNELAISTDESAAWLPQKAYADEVLRILAEKGEVGEDPELLRRLKALILRGESRDAAQAIHIASSEVSFLDLPFYEKGRYRRFKTTEEDVVAVASLLRQQRPNQIYLTGHSSDPSSVSAMTFSIVMQALQQCMGEDWRSACSIWIYSGKEKPFAPHEIDMAVPMSPTQMERKQRALGRFQQLTSLEVQAPDRDRATARHYDDLGLAQYEAIECFQRWRAA from the coding sequence ATGTCATCTTCAAGTTCCACCCGTTCTCACTCCGAAATTTTCGAGAAAATCCCCGTTCACGTTTTTGCCACTCCCACAGCCGCAGCCCGTGAGCTGGCTGCTGAGGTGCGACAACTGATTGAATACCGCAAGGCAGAAGGACGAAATGCCGTCCTGGGGCTCGCCACTGGCAGCACTCCAGTGCCCTTCTATCGTGAACTGATCCGCCTCCACCGGGAGGAAGGTCTCAGCTTCCAGAACGTCATTACTTTCAACCTGGACGAATATTACGGTCTGGCCCCTGAACATCCGGAAAGTTACGCGCGTTTCATGGCGGAACAGTTGTTCAACCATATCGATATTCCCAACGAAAATATTCACATTCCCAGCGGTCAGGTCCCAGGGAACCAAGTGTTCGTTCATTGCCGTGAGTATGAAGAAGCGATCGAGAAGGCAGGTGGTATTGACCTGCAAATCCTCGGAATTGGAAGGACGGGTCACATCGGCTTCAATGAACCGGGATCGAGTAAGGAATCCCTGACGCGGCGGATCACCCTGGACCGCATTACCCGACAGGATGCGGCGGGCGATTTTCGGGGAGAACAAAACGTCCCTCACTTTGCCATCACCATGGGCGTCGGCACGATTTTGCGTGGGCGCAAGTTGGCCCTCATGGCCTGGGGTGAAAATAAAGCGGGCATCGTCGCTAGGGCTGTCGAAGGATCGGTGACGGATACGGTGTCCGCTTCCTTTCTTCAGGAGCATCCAGACGCGCGGTTTTTTGTCGATCAAGGCGCGGCTTCAGAACTCGTGCGGTTCAAGCTGCCATGGCTCGTCGGTCCTGCCTCATGGAGTCCGGCGGAATCCATGCGTGCGGTCTGCTGGCTGAGCAAGAAACTGGGAAGGCCGGTGCTTAAACTGGTGGATGAAGATTACAACGAGAACGGGCTGTCTGATTTACTGAGCGAGCAGGGCCCGGCTTATCAGTTGAACATCCGCATCTTCAATCGTCTGCAAAACACGATCACAGGCTGGCCAGGTGGCAAACCCCACGAAGATGACACCTACAGGCCTGAACGGGCGAAGCCCTACCCCAAACAATGCCTGGTCTTCAGCCCAGAACCCCAGGATGCCGTGGTGGCCATGGCAGGCACCATGGAGCGTCTACAGGACCAGGGAAACCATGTCTATCTGGCCAATCTGACCAGTGGCTCCCTTCGGGTGAGTGACAGTGAAGCGGATAAATTCGCAGGCACGCTGAATGAGCTGGCTATCAGCACGGATGAGTCGGCCGCATGGCTTCCCCAAAAGGCGTATGCCGATGAAGTTCTGCGAATCCTTGCCGAGAAAGGCGAGGTCGGCGAAGACCCGGAACTGCTGCGGCGGCTGAAGGCTCTCATTCTGCGTGGTGAGTCCAGGGATGCCGCACAAGCGATTCACATTGCCTCCTCGGAGGTGAGTTTTCTGGATTTGCCTTTCTATGAAAAGGGACGTTATCGCCGCTTCAAAACCACTGAGGAAGACGTGGTCGCCGTTGCATCACTTCTGCGGCAGCAACGCCCTAACCAAATCTATCTCACTGGCCACAGCTCGGACCCCTCTTCGGTGTCTGCAATGACTTTTTCCATCGTGATGCAGGCCTTGCAACAATGCATGGGGGAAGACTGGCGCAGCGCGTGCAGCATCTGGATTTACTCAGGCAAGGAAAAGCCTTTTGCTCCGCATGAGATCGACATGGCGGTGCCAATGAGTCCCACGCAGATGGAAAGAAAGCAGCGTGCACTGGGCCGGTTTCAGCAACTGACTTCCCTGGAGGTGCAGGCTCCAGATCGTGACCGTGCCACCGCCCGGCATTATGATGACCTGGGGCTGGCTCAATACGAAGCCATTGAGTGTTTCCAGCGCTGGCGCGCTGCGTAG
- a CDS encoding PIG-L deacetylase family protein: protein MDRPSVLALFAHPDDIEFCAAGTLLMLQQRGWDLHYCNLCTGHGGSIQMDGPTTAATRLQEAKNAADLLKAAFYPPISDDLMLTYTPDHLCKVAAIVRQTKPSIVLTHALSDYMEDHMNAARLAVTAAFAHGIPNFVTQPATPAFFHDVTVYHALPHGLRDPLRRQVRAGQYVDTTPVHQQKRAALAAHESQKDWLDVSQGMDSYLVSMDEMSRKIGSLSGKFEHAEGWRRHLHLGFSAKEIDPLSEALAEACIVDPGYEQSLEF, encoded by the coding sequence ATGGACCGCCCTTCTGTTCTTGCCCTCTTCGCCCATCCTGACGACATCGAATTTTGTGCCGCAGGTACCCTGCTGATGCTGCAACAGCGCGGCTGGGATCTTCATTACTGCAACCTCTGCACCGGTCACGGTGGCTCCATCCAGATGGACGGACCGACAACCGCCGCCACCCGTCTCCAGGAGGCGAAGAATGCGGCGGATTTGCTGAAGGCGGCTTTTTATCCGCCCATCTCTGACGATCTCATGCTCACTTACACACCTGATCATCTGTGTAAGGTGGCCGCGATTGTGCGCCAGACTAAGCCCTCCATCGTCCTGACTCATGCTCTTTCCGATTACATGGAGGACCACATGAATGCAGCGCGCCTGGCGGTGACGGCGGCCTTTGCCCATGGCATCCCCAACTTCGTCACCCAACCGGCCACCCCTGCCTTTTTCCACGACGTCACGGTTTACCATGCCTTGCCCCATGGTCTGCGTGATCCTTTGCGCAGACAGGTGCGGGCAGGACAGTACGTGGACACCACCCCGGTGCATCAGCAGAAACGTGCGGCGCTGGCGGCACATGAGTCTCAGAAAGACTGGCTGGATGTGAGCCAGGGCATGGACTCTTATCTGGTCAGCATGGACGAGATGTCACGGAAGATCGGCAGCCTGTCGGGCAAGTTTGAACATGCCGAGGGCTGGAGACGCCATCTGCATCTTGGATTCAGCGCTAAGGAGATCGATCCTTTGAGCGAGGCCTTGGCGGAAGCCTGCATCGTGGACCCCGGTTATGAGCAGTCACTGGAGTTCTAA